The following proteins come from a genomic window of Venturia canescens isolate UGA chromosome 4, ASM1945775v1, whole genome shotgun sequence:
- the LOC122409332 gene encoding uncharacterized protein isoform X2: MVRTTRLRKPLSKYPEKDYELNTSPKKSPVKKSKNTEMESKGTKSSLTQGTVRGTAKKSTKPTRTLRSKTSEENKGEVERTRSVGTKKRRKLENGEESTPDGDSKIHRENQSDGVATDKTVLTSKRGTKIVKKSIKSSKSTKVNAEIAKKSERKRAREVDSEEDESVSEITDEKNSSNSEVQPISLAIERPNNQVTAKTTRKTVKSRASREDENQELTKANSPKPSRIRTRRVMTERESSVDSGLDSRGVSEADENRESVKTTKKSVQRLSSRKVATSKKSEVTSRQLTLEKVNEQEDKASKDFVSVNKFFKNKTERRTIEKKFSPIKKTVTGKRRNIGNPRMSVSFHPRQTTLQESFAKQKDRKVLRPRKSQKDYCEETIINQNDTGKEMEAEKRTGPVYKSIKPDEDSIKDKNAIYEFDWDKNDSREKLPKKKKTRNRKNIVAAKVVRPKKTATSKKTIEQRTEIVNTDVVEQISTEPEKLMDQPRVETDNFHEEFNDPPKCEEVIEPPEKLDKSPVVQKGKPKIIESVELRGNECFTLTTTPVLAKSYAAKSRSHLQASKQFRKMLGDVLLNKSISPIVKAIENFDPGSPWRPPVFSPQEFSRIKNVVQSTPQIPTFKAKLGNAPAKTTTACNTERKIDEIITEREEDEAKNSDKQFPKKALDLAKSPRKFGTVISNLDSDSVINTRKVESNKTNSNATDSTPQKIVVYATIETPPTGSASVKSRLADDFVEPMNFENEDVDDKENSLPVVHSPKRSPLKSLNRAPLGNLSNSLSADLNSSPLKNLNRSPLKNLNSSPLKNLNRSPLKNLDRSPLKTPKKSPLKDPKKILEMLHARKLQNENKEPQQAGPSNQKVVAPRDDSKILRQSNLDNYLNLDEMPKSTRIVTPHGIFDDAHSTPIIGKPVKSRSNKAAATVDNAFGFDVSDEDSENEISPIHKLAPEKPVAQQGFAQAQLKFEEKPKNPAPARLSVGDIKKHLLPIRRQEKTSKAAPVVERIEEEGEEKQESHDKKSEPENPRVQTTANPIDFSDTFDISENQRTNESTLKVELFADLEPRHFKQAPRYSYKRKRGGFVLSDAEEDSENVEPGTSYQPKRRKIGKAEKERLEKLENWAKDLNETFEEIEHFDLVVE; encoded by the exons ATGGTTCGAACGACTAGATTGCGGAAACCACTCTCTAAATATCCGGAGAAAGATTACGAACTAAACACATCGCCCAAAAAGAGTCctgtcaaaaaatcaaaaaacacTGAGATGGAATCCAAGGGAACGAAAAGCAGCTTGACACAAG gtACGGTTCGAGGAACTGCAAAGAAATCGACGAAACCTACTCGCACTCTGAGGTCCAAGACTTCGGAAGAAAACAAAGGAGAAGTTGAAAGGACGCGTTCTGTTGGaacaaagaaaagaagaaaattggaaaacgGTGAAGAATCAACGCCTGATGGGGATTCGAAGATTCATAGAGAAAATCAATCTGACGGTGTAGCAACTGACAAAACGGTGTTGACGTCAAAACGAGGtacgaaaattgtcaaaaaatcgattaaatcGTCAAAGTCCACAAAGGTTAATGCTGAAATTGCAAAAAAGTCTGAGAGAAAAAGGGCTCGGGAAGTCGATAGCGAAGAGGACGAATCGGTCAGTGAAATTACCGATGAAAAGAATTCTTCGAATTCTGAGGTTCAGCCCATTTCCCTTGCAATCGAACGTCCGAACAATCAAGTTACTGCAAAAACTACCAGAAAAACCGTGAAATCTAGGGCATCTCGAGAAGACGAAAACCAGGAATTGACAAAAGCGAATTCTCCAAAACCTTCAAGAATAAGAACTCGCAGAGTTATGACTGAGAGAGAATCTTCTGTTGATTCAGGCTTAGATTCACGAGGTGTTTCTGAGGCCGATGAAAATCGAGAATCCGttaaaactacaaaaaaatcCGTCCAACGATTGTCGTCAAGGAAAGTAGCAACTTCCAAAAAGTCCGAAGTAACGTCGCGGCAACTGACCCTAGAGAAAGTCAATGAGCAAGAAGATAAGGCTTCGAAAGATTTCGTTAGtgtgaacaaatttttcaagaacaAAACAGAAAGAAGgacgattgagaaaaaattctcacctATTAAGAAAACCGTAACGGGGAAACGACGAAACATCGGTAATCCGCGTATGAGCGTGTCTTTTCATCCGCGACAAACGACTCTTCAAGAGTCATTTGCAAAACAAAAGGATCGCAAAGTTTTGAGACCTCGAAAATCACAGAAAGACTATTGTGAAGAAACAATAATCAACCAAAATGATACTGGCAAAGAAATGGAAGCAGAAAAAAGAACGGGGCCTGTTTACAAATCTATAAAACCAGATGAAGATTcgataaaagataaaaacgcTATATACGAATTCGATTGGGACAAAAACgattcgagagaaaaattgccgaaaaagaaaaaaacgcggaatcgaaagaataTTGTAGCAGCGAAGGTCGTGAGACCGAAGAAAACGGCGACTTCGAAAAAGACGATTGAACAACGAACTGAAATAGTGAACACGGACGTAGTTGAACAGATTTCAACTGAACCTgaaaaactgatggatcaaCCACGAGTTGAAACGGACAATTTCCACGAAGAATTTAATGACCCTCCAAAGTGTGAAGAAGTCATTGAACCGCcagaaaaattggacaaatcgCCAGTGGTACAAAAGGGGAAACCCAAAATCATCGAGTCCGTAGAGTTGAGAGGAAACGAGTGTTTCACTTTAACGACAACTCCAGTCCTGGCTAAATCATACGCAGCAAAATCAAGAAGTCATTTGCAAGCTTCCAAACAATTCAGAAAGATGTTGGGTGACGTGCTGCTCAATAAATCGATATCGCCGATCGTCAAAGCGATTGAGAATTTTGATCCAGGCAGTCCTTGGCGACCACCGGTATTTTCCCCTCAAGAATTCTCCCGCATTAAAAACGTCGTTCAAAGCACTCCGCAGATACCAACTTTCAAAGCTAAACTCGGAAATGCCCCGGCGAAAACGACAACTGCGTGCAAtacggaaagaaaaattgatgaaataataacggagagagaagaagacGAAGCGAAAAATTCGGATAAACAATTCCCCAAGAAAGCTCTCGATCTTGCCAAATCTCCAAGGAAATTTGGTACTGTAATCTCTAATCTTGACAGCGATTCGGTCATCAACACGAGGAAAGTAGAATCGAACAAGACGAATTCGAATGCCACCGACAGCACACCCCAAAAAATAGTAGTGTACGCCACGATCGAAACTCCGCCGACCGGATCAGCCTCGGTCAAATCGAGACTCGCAGACGATTTCGTGGAGCCAATGAATTTCGAGAACGAAGATGTCGATGACAAGGAAAATTCGCTTCCGGTTGTCCACAGTCCGAAACGATCGCCACTTAAATCTCTCAATCGAGCCCCACTTGGAAATTTGAGCAATTCGCTCTCGGCGGATCTCAATAGTTCACCGTTGAAAAATCTCAACAGATCGCCATTGAAGAATCTCAATAGTTCAccattaaaaaatctcaacAGATCGCCGTTGAAGAATCTCGATAGGTCGCCATTGAAAACCCCCAAAAAGTCGCCGTTGAAGGACCCGAAGAAGATTCTGGAGATGCTTCATGCGAGGAAACTACAGAACGAAAATAAGGAGCCTCAGCAGGCTGGTCCTTCGAACCAGAAGGTCGTAGCACCCCGGGACGATTCGAAAATTCTGCGACAATCGAATCTCGATAATTATTTAAATCTCGACGAAATGCCAAAAAGTACAAGAATAGTAACACCTCATGGAATTTTTGACGACGCACATTCGACCCCGATAATCGGAAAGCCAGTAAAGAGCAGAAGCAACAAGGCAGCAGCGACCGTCGACAATGCTTTTGGTTTTGACGTCTCCGACGAAGATTCGGAGAATGAAATATCGCCGATTCATAAACTCGCACCCGAAAAACCGGTAGCCCAACAAGGTTTCGCACAAGCTCAGCTAAAATTCGAAGAGAAACCGAAAAATCCTGCGCCCGCGAGATTATCGGTAGGAGATATAAAGAAACACCTTTTGCCAATACGGAGACAGGAAAAAACCAGCAAAGCGGCACCAGTTGTTGAGAGAATCGAAGAGGAAGGCGAGGAAAAACAAGAATCTCACGACAAGAAGAGCGAaccagaaaatccgcgagttCAAACGACCGCAAATCCGATTGATTTTTCCGATACTTTTGACATATCCGAGAATCAAAGAACTAACGAGAGCACGTTGAAAGTAGAACTTTTCGCTGATCTAGAGCCGCGGCATTTCAAACAG GCACCAAGATATTCGTACAAACGAAAACGAGGGGGTTTCGTACTCTCGGACGCGGAGGAGGACAGCGAAAATGTCGAGCCAGGGACCAGTTATCAGccaaaacgacgaaaaattggaaaagcaGAAAAGGAAAGACTggagaaattggaaaattggGCAAAGGATCTGAATGAAACTTTCGAGGAAATCGAACATTTCGATTTAGTAGTAGAATGA
- the LOC122409332 gene encoding uncharacterized protein isoform X1, with translation MVRTTRLRKPLSKYPEKDYELNTSPKKSPVKKSKNTEMESKGTKSSLTQGNLKTGWRTLKGTRTAVLRDRTNLNEEPLKVDLLIKQGTVRGTAKKSTKPTRTLRSKTSEENKGEVERTRSVGTKKRRKLENGEESTPDGDSKIHRENQSDGVATDKTVLTSKRGTKIVKKSIKSSKSTKVNAEIAKKSERKRAREVDSEEDESVSEITDEKNSSNSEVQPISLAIERPNNQVTAKTTRKTVKSRASREDENQELTKANSPKPSRIRTRRVMTERESSVDSGLDSRGVSEADENRESVKTTKKSVQRLSSRKVATSKKSEVTSRQLTLEKVNEQEDKASKDFVSVNKFFKNKTERRTIEKKFSPIKKTVTGKRRNIGNPRMSVSFHPRQTTLQESFAKQKDRKVLRPRKSQKDYCEETIINQNDTGKEMEAEKRTGPVYKSIKPDEDSIKDKNAIYEFDWDKNDSREKLPKKKKTRNRKNIVAAKVVRPKKTATSKKTIEQRTEIVNTDVVEQISTEPEKLMDQPRVETDNFHEEFNDPPKCEEVIEPPEKLDKSPVVQKGKPKIIESVELRGNECFTLTTTPVLAKSYAAKSRSHLQASKQFRKMLGDVLLNKSISPIVKAIENFDPGSPWRPPVFSPQEFSRIKNVVQSTPQIPTFKAKLGNAPAKTTTACNTERKIDEIITEREEDEAKNSDKQFPKKALDLAKSPRKFGTVISNLDSDSVINTRKVESNKTNSNATDSTPQKIVVYATIETPPTGSASVKSRLADDFVEPMNFENEDVDDKENSLPVVHSPKRSPLKSLNRAPLGNLSNSLSADLNSSPLKNLNRSPLKNLNSSPLKNLNRSPLKNLDRSPLKTPKKSPLKDPKKILEMLHARKLQNENKEPQQAGPSNQKVVAPRDDSKILRQSNLDNYLNLDEMPKSTRIVTPHGIFDDAHSTPIIGKPVKSRSNKAAATVDNAFGFDVSDEDSENEISPIHKLAPEKPVAQQGFAQAQLKFEEKPKNPAPARLSVGDIKKHLLPIRRQEKTSKAAPVVERIEEEGEEKQESHDKKSEPENPRVQTTANPIDFSDTFDISENQRTNESTLKVELFADLEPRHFKQAPRYSYKRKRGGFVLSDAEEDSENVEPGTSYQPKRRKIGKAEKERLEKLENWAKDLNETFEEIEHFDLVVE, from the exons ATGGTTCGAACGACTAGATTGCGGAAACCACTCTCTAAATATCCGGAGAAAGATTACGAACTAAACACATCGCCCAAAAAGAGTCctgtcaaaaaatcaaaaaacacTGAGATGGAATCCAAGGGAACGAAAAGCAGCTTGACACAAGGTAATTTAAAAACTGGTTGGAGAACCTTAAAGGGGACCCGAACTGCTGTTCTGCGGGACAGAACAAACTTAAACGAGGAACCCCTCAAAGTTGatcttttaataaaacaaggtACGGTTCGAGGAACTGCAAAGAAATCGACGAAACCTACTCGCACTCTGAGGTCCAAGACTTCGGAAGAAAACAAAGGAGAAGTTGAAAGGACGCGTTCTGTTGGaacaaagaaaagaagaaaattggaaaacgGTGAAGAATCAACGCCTGATGGGGATTCGAAGATTCATAGAGAAAATCAATCTGACGGTGTAGCAACTGACAAAACGGTGTTGACGTCAAAACGAGGtacgaaaattgtcaaaaaatcgattaaatcGTCAAAGTCCACAAAGGTTAATGCTGAAATTGCAAAAAAGTCTGAGAGAAAAAGGGCTCGGGAAGTCGATAGCGAAGAGGACGAATCGGTCAGTGAAATTACCGATGAAAAGAATTCTTCGAATTCTGAGGTTCAGCCCATTTCCCTTGCAATCGAACGTCCGAACAATCAAGTTACTGCAAAAACTACCAGAAAAACCGTGAAATCTAGGGCATCTCGAGAAGACGAAAACCAGGAATTGACAAAAGCGAATTCTCCAAAACCTTCAAGAATAAGAACTCGCAGAGTTATGACTGAGAGAGAATCTTCTGTTGATTCAGGCTTAGATTCACGAGGTGTTTCTGAGGCCGATGAAAATCGAGAATCCGttaaaactacaaaaaaatcCGTCCAACGATTGTCGTCAAGGAAAGTAGCAACTTCCAAAAAGTCCGAAGTAACGTCGCGGCAACTGACCCTAGAGAAAGTCAATGAGCAAGAAGATAAGGCTTCGAAAGATTTCGTTAGtgtgaacaaatttttcaagaacaAAACAGAAAGAAGgacgattgagaaaaaattctcacctATTAAGAAAACCGTAACGGGGAAACGACGAAACATCGGTAATCCGCGTATGAGCGTGTCTTTTCATCCGCGACAAACGACTCTTCAAGAGTCATTTGCAAAACAAAAGGATCGCAAAGTTTTGAGACCTCGAAAATCACAGAAAGACTATTGTGAAGAAACAATAATCAACCAAAATGATACTGGCAAAGAAATGGAAGCAGAAAAAAGAACGGGGCCTGTTTACAAATCTATAAAACCAGATGAAGATTcgataaaagataaaaacgcTATATACGAATTCGATTGGGACAAAAACgattcgagagaaaaattgccgaaaaagaaaaaaacgcggaatcgaaagaataTTGTAGCAGCGAAGGTCGTGAGACCGAAGAAAACGGCGACTTCGAAAAAGACGATTGAACAACGAACTGAAATAGTGAACACGGACGTAGTTGAACAGATTTCAACTGAACCTgaaaaactgatggatcaaCCACGAGTTGAAACGGACAATTTCCACGAAGAATTTAATGACCCTCCAAAGTGTGAAGAAGTCATTGAACCGCcagaaaaattggacaaatcgCCAGTGGTACAAAAGGGGAAACCCAAAATCATCGAGTCCGTAGAGTTGAGAGGAAACGAGTGTTTCACTTTAACGACAACTCCAGTCCTGGCTAAATCATACGCAGCAAAATCAAGAAGTCATTTGCAAGCTTCCAAACAATTCAGAAAGATGTTGGGTGACGTGCTGCTCAATAAATCGATATCGCCGATCGTCAAAGCGATTGAGAATTTTGATCCAGGCAGTCCTTGGCGACCACCGGTATTTTCCCCTCAAGAATTCTCCCGCATTAAAAACGTCGTTCAAAGCACTCCGCAGATACCAACTTTCAAAGCTAAACTCGGAAATGCCCCGGCGAAAACGACAACTGCGTGCAAtacggaaagaaaaattgatgaaataataacggagagagaagaagacGAAGCGAAAAATTCGGATAAACAATTCCCCAAGAAAGCTCTCGATCTTGCCAAATCTCCAAGGAAATTTGGTACTGTAATCTCTAATCTTGACAGCGATTCGGTCATCAACACGAGGAAAGTAGAATCGAACAAGACGAATTCGAATGCCACCGACAGCACACCCCAAAAAATAGTAGTGTACGCCACGATCGAAACTCCGCCGACCGGATCAGCCTCGGTCAAATCGAGACTCGCAGACGATTTCGTGGAGCCAATGAATTTCGAGAACGAAGATGTCGATGACAAGGAAAATTCGCTTCCGGTTGTCCACAGTCCGAAACGATCGCCACTTAAATCTCTCAATCGAGCCCCACTTGGAAATTTGAGCAATTCGCTCTCGGCGGATCTCAATAGTTCACCGTTGAAAAATCTCAACAGATCGCCATTGAAGAATCTCAATAGTTCAccattaaaaaatctcaacAGATCGCCGTTGAAGAATCTCGATAGGTCGCCATTGAAAACCCCCAAAAAGTCGCCGTTGAAGGACCCGAAGAAGATTCTGGAGATGCTTCATGCGAGGAAACTACAGAACGAAAATAAGGAGCCTCAGCAGGCTGGTCCTTCGAACCAGAAGGTCGTAGCACCCCGGGACGATTCGAAAATTCTGCGACAATCGAATCTCGATAATTATTTAAATCTCGACGAAATGCCAAAAAGTACAAGAATAGTAACACCTCATGGAATTTTTGACGACGCACATTCGACCCCGATAATCGGAAAGCCAGTAAAGAGCAGAAGCAACAAGGCAGCAGCGACCGTCGACAATGCTTTTGGTTTTGACGTCTCCGACGAAGATTCGGAGAATGAAATATCGCCGATTCATAAACTCGCACCCGAAAAACCGGTAGCCCAACAAGGTTTCGCACAAGCTCAGCTAAAATTCGAAGAGAAACCGAAAAATCCTGCGCCCGCGAGATTATCGGTAGGAGATATAAAGAAACACCTTTTGCCAATACGGAGACAGGAAAAAACCAGCAAAGCGGCACCAGTTGTTGAGAGAATCGAAGAGGAAGGCGAGGAAAAACAAGAATCTCACGACAAGAAGAGCGAaccagaaaatccgcgagttCAAACGACCGCAAATCCGATTGATTTTTCCGATACTTTTGACATATCCGAGAATCAAAGAACTAACGAGAGCACGTTGAAAGTAGAACTTTTCGCTGATCTAGAGCCGCGGCATTTCAAACAG GCACCAAGATATTCGTACAAACGAAAACGAGGGGGTTTCGTACTCTCGGACGCGGAGGAGGACAGCGAAAATGTCGAGCCAGGGACCAGTTATCAGccaaaacgacgaaaaattggaaaagcaGAAAAGGAAAGACTggagaaattggaaaattggGCAAAGGATCTGAATGAAACTTTCGAGGAAATCGAACATTTCGATTTAGTAGTAGAATGA